DNA sequence from the Pseudoduganella plicata genome:
CCGTCCGCACGGTGGCGGTGCGCTTTCGTCCCGGTGCCGGCGCCATCTTCCTGGGTATTCCGCTGCACCCGCTGACGGATACGCGCGCCGGCCTGGCCGACCTGTGGGGCCGCGATGAGGCGGACCGGCTGCGCGATGCACTGTGGGAGCCGCGGATGACCACCGCGTCCCGTTTGCGGCTGATCGAGGCGGCACTGCTGCGCCGTCTGGCCGATGTCACGTTGCGCCCGACGGCGGCCACGCGCGCCGTCGCCATCATCGAGGCGGCGCGGGGCGTTATCCGCGTGGAAGACGTCGCGGCCGTCCTGGACGTCTCGCGCCAGCACCTGGCCCTGCAGTTCCGCCAGCAAGTCGGGCTGACACCGAAACTTTTTGCCCGCATCTGCCGCTTCCGCCATGCCAGCGCGACGCTGCGCGCCGACGCGGACTGCGACGTGGCCGCCGTGGCGCTCGACTGCGGCTATTTCGACCAGGCGCACCTGATCCGCGACTTCCACGACTTTGCCGGCACCACGCCGGACGCCTGGCGGCGCTGATCTTCCAATTTTCCAATCCGTTTTATTGCCGCCATGGCAGGATGCTGCCATCGACAACCGTGGAGAACATCATGATCAAAGGTTTGCGCACCGCCATCTATCCCACCCCCGACCTTGCCGCCGGAAAAGCCTGGTACACGCAGGTATTCGGCGTGGAGCCCTACTTCGACCAGCCCTCTTATGTCGGGTTCAATATCGGCGGCTTTGAACTGGGGCTGCTGCCCGACGGCGTGCCGGGCAAGGACGGCGCGCAGGTGTACTGGGGCGTAGACGATATCGAAGCGGACGTCGCACGCATCGTCGCGCTCGGAGCGAGCGTTCACTCCGCTATTCAGGACGTGGGCGAGGGCATCCGTACCGCCGAGCTGGCCGATCCCTTCGGCAATGTGCTGGGGCTGATCCAGAATCCGCTGTTCGATCCCTCCGCAGTGCGTTGAAAAACCCGGTGCCAGGCTCCGGTTTGTCCGAAATCGGAGCCTGGCACCGGTTCGTCGCGCTTGGAGCGAGGGTTCACTCCGCCTTTCTGGACGTGGGCGAGGGCATCCGTACCGCCGAGCTGGCCGATCCGTTCGGAAACGTGCTGGGCTTGATCCAGAATCCGCTGTTCGATCCCTCCGCAGTGCGTTGAGAAAAACTGGTGCCAGGCTCCGGTTCTTCCGAAATCGGAGCCTGGCACCGGTTTGGACGTTCATGGTAATATACGGTTTGTATATGAACCGTATAAAGGAAACACCATGGGCATCGTCAAGATTTCCGACCAGATGCATGAGAACCTGCGCATCGCCAGTGGCGCGCTGAGCCGCTCGATCAATTCCCAGGCCGAGCACTGGCTGCGCATCGGCCTGCTGGCCGAGACCAATCCCGACCTGAACTACAGCGAACTGTGCCAGCTGCTGCTGCGCGGCGACACGGGAGGGGGGCCGCTGCGCCTGACGCCGCTGGACCGGGAGCTGCAGAATGCGTAAGAAAAAAGAAAACGACATCCTGATCAAGTCGCCGGAGCAGGTCGCCATGTCGCGCATCGCCGGCGGCCTGGCCGCCGACGTGCTGACGATGATCGCGCCCTACATCAAGCCGGGCGTGACGACGGAATACCTCGACCAGCTGTGCCACGACTACATCATCAAGGAGCTGAAGGTCATCCCGGCCAACGTCGGGTATGCCGG
Encoded proteins:
- a CDS encoding AraC family transcriptional regulator, translating into MTMTRYAEFPPCPALRPYVACLWAAQTAGAAPHRVLPDNCVDILWQDSGHAAFAVGMMSAPIWVPSDRPVRTVAVRFRPGAGAIFLGIPLHPLTDTRAGLADLWGRDEADRLRDALWEPRMTTASRLRLIEAALLRRLADVTLRPTAATRAVAIIEAARGVIRVEDVAAVLDVSRQHLALQFRQQVGLTPKLFARICRFRHASATLRADADCDVAAVALDCGYFDQAHLIRDFHDFAGTTPDAWRR
- a CDS encoding VOC family protein, giving the protein MIKGLRTAIYPTPDLAAGKAWYTQVFGVEPYFDQPSYVGFNIGGFELGLLPDGVPGKDGAQVYWGVDDIEADVARIVALGASVHSAIQDVGEGIRTAELADPFGNVLGLIQNPLFDPSAVR
- a CDS encoding VOC family protein, which codes for MKNPVPGSGLSEIGAWHRFVALGARVHSAFLDVGEGIRTAELADPFGNVLGLIQNPLFDPSAVR
- a CDS encoding ParD-like family protein; protein product: MGIVKISDQMHENLRIASGALSRSINSQAEHWLRIGLLAETNPDLNYSELCQLLLRGDTGGGPLRLTPLDRELQNA